GAGATGCTGATCATGTAATGTTTAATCCGTATGCAACGTGTGACATCTTAAGCAGCTAGGGAAGATTATCGTGATCGTCGTATTAGCGAAATTAGAATGgtttttgattcatttttaaagcacggtttaattaatgtttagCTCTATTGATCAATTGTTGTATCacaatttatttgttgaataaaacattttattcggTTGTTAGTCATAGTTGcttacaaatttaatttaaaattaattcgctactaaaatcaattcaaaGTTTTTGAATCCCTCTCGCCCATGTGTAACTGCCATTTTAAATGAACTGGTATAAACAAGAAACGTCAAACGACGCTTCATTATGGCGTCTGCCCGCATGAGCTAACCCTGTCATCTTCTGGATTATGCTGTCATTAAACGACgcagtgaaaaataatgcaataagctttatttttacctagtgaaatatttgctttattttcgaCTGTATTCCATGTTTCAGAGCAATTATCCACCGTGATTCGTTGGCTAAAAGTGATAGAAACCGCATACGTATAAACTCGTTTTAATATTACCCTCCCATCATGGGTATTCGCAAGTGCATCGTACCGGATTGCCCTTCCACATCGGCACGTCCGGAAGATCGTGGTGTAACATACCACAAAATACCCTACCTGGAGGATATGAAACGCTTATGGATTGCTGCATGCCATCTGCCGGATGATTATTTCGCCACGAAAGGGTCGAACGTGTGTAGCCGGCATTTCCGGAAGGCCGACTTTCAGGAATTCAAGGGTAAAAAGTATGTGCTAAAGTTTGGTGTGGTGCCTACAATTTTTGACTGGACCAACGCGAAACCATCGGCTGATGATGCTACCGCAAAGAGTACGCCGAAAGCGTCGAAAGCCAAAGATGATACAGCTAAGGGACAGAAAGCGGATAAGGTTAAGGAGGAGATACCGCACGAAGTAGGCGACAAGGATGATAATATTGTGCTGAAAGAGGACACCAAGGTAACGGCGCTGATGAAAAACGAACAGCAGTCACAAAAGGCTTCGACGCCtgctaaaagaaaatcatcatCGTCGAAGCGTGCTAGCAGTGGTAAGAAGACGTCCACAACACCCGCCAAGCAAGCACGCGTTGAACCGGTTGCATCATCCACCAAGAAGCAAACGCCGAAGAAAGGATCAGCGGAATCGAAGCAATCGGTTGCTAATGAAACGCAACcgcccgctgctgctgctgctgcggatgAACCTGAACCGGGTGGAGCTGTACCAGAGAAAGCGATCGATTTCACACCGGGCACGAAGATAGAAGCGCAAGATTTTAGCGGCACATGGCATGCGGCCAAGCTGCTCGAAGTCGACACGGAGGACCGGGAGGTGCTGGTACAGTTTGACAAGACggacaaaatcaaatcaaccACACAGGAGGAATGGATATCGATGGATAGCGTTAGATTGCGCCCGATTTCCAACAGCAACTTTAGCGTAGGTGAAAAGGTGTTTGCTCGGTGGAGTGATTCGCGGAAGTTTAAGGCGACAATTAAAAGCGTCGTGGAGAACAATATGTACGAGGTGGTGTTTGATGATGGGTTTGCAAAGATTTGCAAATCGTCCCACATTAGTCGCATTAAACGATCCGAAGAAGCAAAGGCGGAAACGGCGGAAAAGGATCTCGATGCTAGTGGGATCGTATCGGATGTAACGATAAAGACGGAACCCATTGGAGCGGGCGATCAGAGCGCGGACGCTGGTGTTAGTGCACTGTTGTCGCTCAATCAGCTTCGTATTGCGCAGGTGGTGAAGTTGAGCGAATTGCCAGAAATTCCACAAACCGGGGAATGGTGCTGCCACTGGATGAATGATTATCCCGTAGGGGAACCATCGGAGGTGGATCTACCGGGTGGCCGAGTGTACACGGTGATCGTGCCCGATTGGCGCATGCCGGAAGGATGGGTAAAGCACATCTTTCAACGTATAACGACGTACGGCAAGATGGACGTGCTGCTGGTTAGTTCCAGCGGGAAGGTGCTTCGGTCGAGACAGGAGGTGAAAACGTATTTGGAAGAAATAGGCGAAACGTACGATTCGAACAAGTATGACTTTGGATTGCACATGAAGCGTTCGAAGCAGTTGGGTTGCATTCACTACACCCAGGAGTACAAGGACAGTTTCCTGCCCAAACCGGTGCAGGAACCGTTACTACTAAACACCGAGGTAAATATCGGCTCGGTGAAGGTGAAGATCATCGACAATT
The DNA window shown above is from Anopheles funestus chromosome 3RL, idAnoFuneDA-416_04, whole genome shotgun sequence and carries:
- the LOC125771942 gene encoding uncharacterized protein LOC125771942, with amino-acid sequence MGIRKCIVPDCPSTSARPEDRGVTYHKIPYLEDMKRLWIAACHLPDDYFATKGSNVCSRHFRKADFQEFKGKKYVLKFGVVPTIFDWTNAKPSADDATAKSTPKASKAKDDTAKGQKADKVKEEIPHEVGDKDDNIVLKEDTKVTALMKNEQQSQKASTPAKRKSSSSKRASSGKKTSTTPAKQARVEPVASSTKKQTPKKGSAESKQSVANETQPPAAAAAADEPEPGGAVPEKAIDFTPGTKIEAQDFSGTWHAAKLLEVDTEDREVLVQFDKTDKIKSTTQEEWISMDSVRLRPISNSNFSVGEKVFARWSDSRKFKATIKSVVENNMYEVVFDDGFAKICKSSHISRIKRSEEAKAETAEKDLDASGIVSDVTIKTEPIGAGDQSADAGVSALLSLNQLRIAQVVKLSELPEIPQTGEWCCHWMNDYPVGEPSEVDLPGGRVYTVIVPDWRMPEGWVKHIFQRITTYGKMDVLLVSSSGKVLRSRQEVKTYLEEIGETYDSNKYDFGLHMKRSKQLGCIHYTQEYKDSFLPKPVQEPLLLNTEVNIGSVKVKIIDNLFQCPEEDCLKTFRKENHLQIHIKHYHKELAKGLGDIPNMQDLAALRTPIELLETPKPVSRKSHATSTPKASAPPVVVKVEKMDEDETVPAPEPAVECTVVAESKPTKEDALKSPKDVKQEIESKPVLEKLEMKVPLDVEPSVAQEMATDGSVVPSTSTSTPASTKPKPPSKVTKIKLFTQKKASGDVKKVRHGLVSKKKSSKSKKSKRSKPSRRSTAVAANRSAPVVRATDTSLGSYAFGNYSGAFHNEMSGGFYDESINASVGGPGTGMVDENGELIKIVRMRKEEIINCLCKVTEEDGLMVQCEMCLCWQHAICQNIRNSSEVPDTYVCSICRYPYMGRASKRYAHDQDWLYEGKLPVAKYHAANSKHVQRFDILKNSHTLTGNLLELKRFMHSLQMKINIAEKKDHPKMYLWSKKWEKSPPRGDGSSSMATVVDKQQQQLVDGGDQQQMPQIPVPEAPIDPAECQAILLDHIQKQQNDAMGRLQAIEAQIIGLEAYDEKAELLESPTAKNYPKTKQTIHMLLNDLLKMKKIAEIHSDLLSLPVQ